The following coding sequences are from one Zalophus californianus isolate mZalCal1 chromosome 15, mZalCal1.pri.v2, whole genome shotgun sequence window:
- the PAOX gene encoding peroxisomal N(1)-acetyl-spermine/spermidine oxidase: MESSGGRAEGLGRGPRVLVVGSGIAGLGAAQRLCRHPAFPQLRVLEATARAGGRIRSERGFGGVVELGAHWIHGPSQGNPVFQLAAKYQLLGEKDLSEENQLIETGGHVGLPSVSYASSGVSVSHELVVEMASLFYSLIDQTREFLHMADAPVPSVGEYLKKEISQRAAGWTEDEETRKLKLAILNSFFNVECCVSGTHSMDLVALAPFGEYTVLPGLDCTFPGGYQGLTNCIMASLPEDVIVFNKPVKTIHWNGSFREALSPGERFPVLVECEDGTCFPAHHVIITVPLGFLKEHLDTFFEPPLPPQKAEAIRKIGFGTSNKIFLEFEEPFWEPDCRHIQVVWEDTSPLEDITSGLQHVWFKKLIGFLVLPSFASVHVLCGFIAGLESEFMETLSDEEVLLSLTQVLRRVTGNARLPAPRSMLRSCWYSAPYTRGSYSYVAVGSTGDDIDLLAQPLPEEGAKAQFQILFAGEATHRTFYSTTHGALLSGWREADRLIALQDPQAQLPGPWL; encoded by the exons ATGGAGTCGAGTGGAGGCCGCGCGGAGGGCTTGGGCCGCGGCCCGCGGGTGCTGGTGGTGGGCAGCGGCATCGCGGGGCTGGGCGCCGCTCAGAGGCTCTGCCGCCACCCGGCCTTCCCGCAGCTGCGGGTCCTGGAGGCCACTGCCCGCGCCGGCGGCCGCATCCGCTCGGAGCGCGGCTTCG GTGGTGTGGTAGAGCTAGGTGCTCACTGGATCCACGGGCCCTCACAGGGCAACCCGGTCTTTCAGCTGGCTGCCAAGTACCAGCTGCTAGGGGAGAAGGACTTGTCAGAGGAGAACCAGCTGATCGAAACTGGGGGTCATGTGGGCCTGCCATCTGTGTCCTACGCCAGCTCTGGGGTAAGTGTGAGCCATGAGTTGGTGGTGGAGATGGCTAGTCTGTTCTATAGTCTCATAGACCAGACTCGGGAATTCCTGCACATGGCCGACGCCCCAGTGCCCAGCGTTGGGGAGTACCTGAAGAAGGAGATCAGTCAGCGCGCGGCTGGCTGGACAGAGGATGAGGAGACCAGGAAGCTCAAGCTGGCCATCCTCAACAGCTTCTTCAATGTGGAGTGCTGTGTGAGCGGTACCCATAGCATGGACCTGGTGGCCCTTGCACCCTTTGGGGAGTACACTGTGCTGCCGGGTCTGGATTGCACCTTTCCTGG TGGCTACCAGGGGCTCACAAACTGCATAATGGCCTCCTTGCCAGAGGACGTGATCGTTTTTAACAAGCCTGTGAAGACCATTCACTGGAACGGGTCCTTCCGGGAAGCCTTGTCTCCTGGGGAGAGGTTTCCAGTGCTGGTGGAGTGTGAGGACGGAACCTGCTTCCCCGCACATCATGTCATCATCACTGTGCCCTTAG GTTTTCTTAAAGAACATCTGGACACCTTCTTTGAACCACCACTGCCCCCTCAGAAGGCAGAAGCGATCAGGAAAATAGGCTTTGGGACCAGCAATAAAATCTTCCTGGAGTTTGAGGAGCCCTTCTGGGAGCCAGACTGCCGGCACATCCAGGTGGTGTGGGAGGACACGTCGCCCCTGGAGGACATCACCTCTGGCCTACAGCACGTCTGGTTCAAGAAGCTTATTGGCTTTTTGGTCCTGCCTTCCTTTGC GTCTGTCCACGTCCTCTGCGGGTTCATCGCTGGACTGGAGTCTGAGTTTATGGAGACGCTGTCCGACGAGGAAGTGCTCCTGTCTCTGACCCAAGTGCTTCGCAGGGTCACAG GAAACGCCAGGCTCCCTGCGCCCAGGAGCATGCTGCGCTCCTGCTGGTACAGTGCCCCATATACCAGGGGCTCCTACAGCTACGTGGCTGTGGGCAGCACTGGGGACGACATCGACCTGCTGGCGCAGCCCCTGCCCGAGGAGGGCGCAAAGGCGCAG TTCCAGATACTGTTTGCAGGGGAAGCCACACATCGGACATTTTACTCCACCACGCACGGGGCTCTGCTGTCTGGCTGGAGGGAGGCCGACCGGCTCATCGCTCTGCAGGACCCCCAGGCACAGCTGCCGGGGCCCTGGCTCTGA